A genomic region of Catalinimonas niigatensis contains the following coding sequences:
- the infB gene encoding translation initiation factor IF-2 → MVEEKMMRLSQVARKLNVGLATITEHLANKGFEVENKPNAKIPIEQFNMLAKEFASSALDKEEASGLTIGNKHSENMIIDSSKKQKQRDQDEEELFIKGLSNSQEAAQDISDDEDDEQQIVEDKQKEKQHKEPERISNRLQGIKVVGKIDLDSLNRKKAPAAAPKREEEKRVEDKKPVAPASPPTPESKTPEPESKPVAADTTPPPKDKEEPIIPQAKKEEPPKTKEPQEEAKKPEVKSEPEQKTEADKPAEVSKTETTPEKEEQPKAAEKKEEPKKEEQAEPEKKEAKPEAEGKAKEVERINNRADQLKGLTVVGKIDLPEERKKKAKPVASSDEGGNKKKRKRRRRIKNQDEKAGTPGSGTTPSTGSPREGNRDRGRAPVAAKSAGGASGDRDKRAGSSRGGKKKIKKEEPSEKEIQEQIKETLAKLSGGGRKGKSSSRNRQERRRADRREREQQAAEQEQDMKLKVTEFISANDLASMMNVSVNEVISTCMSLGMFVSINQRLDAETITVIADEFGYDAEFTDSEDEISVELEEDKAEDLLDRAPIVTIMGHVDHGKTSLLDYIRSAKVTEGEAGGITQHIGAYDVTTESGKRVAFLDTPGHEAFTAMRARGAKVTDVVIIVVAADDNVMPQTKEAINHAQVAGVPIVIAINKIDKPNANPDKVREELANINILVEDWGGKYQCQEISAKTGQGIEDLLEKVLLEAELLELKANPHKPAVGTVIEATLDRGRGYVTTLLIQAGELKVGNVILAGAHYGKVKAMFDHRGKKMDKVGPSTPVQMLGLDGAPQAGDKFNVMESEREAREIANKREQIQREQSLRTKKHITLDEIGRRLAIGSFKELNIIVKGDVDGSVEALSDSLLKLSTEEVQVNIIHKAVGQISESDVLLASASDAIIVGFQVRPSSSARNLAEKEEIEIRLYSIIYDAINEIRDAMEGMLAPTVEEVITGNIEVRQIFKISKVGTVAGCYVTEGVVKRNNQVRIVRDGIVTYTGEINQLKREKNDVNEVRAGYECGISIKNFNDIEEGDIIEGFEEKEVKRSL, encoded by the coding sequence AACGATTACGGAGCATCTTGCTAACAAAGGTTTTGAAGTCGAAAATAAGCCCAATGCGAAGATTCCTATCGAGCAATTTAATATGCTTGCCAAGGAATTTGCGTCTTCTGCATTGGATAAAGAGGAAGCCTCTGGCCTCACCATTGGTAATAAGCATTCTGAAAACATGATCATAGACTCTTCTAAAAAGCAGAAGCAAAGAGATCAGGATGAAGAAGAACTGTTTATCAAAGGTCTTTCTAATTCTCAAGAAGCTGCTCAGGATATTTCTGATGATGAGGATGATGAGCAGCAGATTGTGGAAGATAAGCAAAAAGAAAAGCAGCATAAAGAGCCGGAAAGAATTTCTAATCGCTTGCAAGGTATTAAGGTAGTCGGTAAGATTGATTTAGACAGCTTAAACCGTAAAAAAGCTCCTGCTGCTGCTCCCAAAAGGGAAGAAGAAAAAAGAGTAGAAGATAAAAAACCTGTTGCTCCTGCCTCTCCTCCTACTCCTGAGTCTAAGACACCTGAGCCTGAATCTAAACCTGTTGCCGCAGATACTACTCCTCCACCCAAGGATAAGGAAGAACCTATTATACCTCAAGCTAAAAAAGAAGAGCCTCCAAAAACTAAAGAGCCTCAGGAAGAAGCAAAAAAGCCGGAGGTAAAGTCCGAGCCTGAACAAAAAACAGAAGCAGATAAACCTGCTGAAGTAAGCAAAACAGAAACGACTCCTGAAAAAGAAGAACAGCCTAAAGCTGCGGAGAAAAAAGAAGAACCAAAAAAAGAGGAGCAGGCCGAGCCTGAGAAAAAAGAAGCAAAACCTGAAGCGGAAGGCAAGGCGAAAGAAGTGGAACGTATCAACAATAGAGCAGACCAGTTGAAAGGCCTGACTGTCGTTGGTAAAATTGATCTGCCGGAAGAACGTAAGAAAAAGGCCAAGCCAGTTGCTTCCTCAGATGAAGGAGGCAATAAGAAGAAAAGGAAGCGTCGTCGCAGAATCAAAAACCAGGATGAGAAAGCGGGTACACCAGGTTCAGGTACCACTCCATCTACAGGCTCACCAAGAGAGGGAAATAGAGATAGAGGAAGAGCTCCTGTGGCTGCGAAAAGTGCTGGTGGAGCTAGCGGAGATAGAGATAAGAGAGCTGGCAGCAGCCGTGGTGGTAAGAAAAAAATAAAGAAAGAAGAGCCTTCTGAAAAGGAAATTCAAGAGCAAATCAAAGAAACCCTGGCCAAGCTAAGTGGCGGGGGCAGAAAAGGTAAGTCCTCCTCCCGTAACCGTCAGGAACGTCGCCGTGCTGACCGCCGTGAGCGGGAACAACAGGCTGCTGAGCAGGAACAGGATATGAAGCTCAAGGTAACAGAATTTATCTCTGCTAACGATCTGGCATCTATGATGAATGTAAGCGTTAACGAAGTAATTTCTACCTGTATGTCACTGGGCATGTTTGTTTCAATCAACCAGCGCCTGGATGCAGAAACCATCACTGTCATTGCTGATGAATTTGGCTACGATGCAGAGTTTACCGATTCAGAAGATGAAATCTCAGTTGAGCTGGAAGAAGATAAAGCAGAAGACCTGCTGGATAGAGCACCTATCGTGACCATTATGGGACATGTTGACCACGGTAAAACTTCACTTCTGGATTATATCCGTAGTGCCAAAGTTACTGAAGGAGAAGCAGGAGGTATTACCCAGCACATTGGCGCTTATGATGTGACTACTGAGAGTGGCAAAAGAGTAGCCTTTCTGGATACCCCGGGTCACGAAGCATTTACCGCTATGCGTGCCAGAGGTGCTAAAGTAACTGACGTAGTCATCATTGTGGTCGCAGCAGATGATAATGTGATGCCCCAGACGAAAGAGGCAATCAACCACGCTCAGGTAGCGGGAGTTCCTATTGTCATCGCTATCAACAAGATAGATAAACCCAATGCCAATCCGGATAAGGTCCGCGAAGAGTTGGCAAACATCAATATTCTGGTAGAAGACTGGGGTGGTAAATATCAATGTCAAGAAATTTCTGCCAAGACAGGACAGGGGATTGAAGACCTGCTGGAAAAAGTATTGCTGGAAGCAGAATTGCTTGAACTTAAAGCAAATCCCCACAAACCTGCGGTAGGTACGGTGATTGAAGCAACGTTGGACCGTGGTAGAGGATATGTGACTACCTTACTTATTCAGGCAGGTGAGTTGAAGGTAGGTAACGTAATTCTGGCTGGTGCCCACTATGGTAAAGTAAAAGCCATGTTTGACCATCGTGGTAAAAAGATGGATAAAGTAGGGCCTTCTACTCCGGTACAAATGTTGGGATTGGATGGGGCTCCGCAAGCGGGAGATAAGTTTAACGTGATGGAATCTGAGCGTGAAGCCAGAGAAATAGCTAACAAGAGAGAACAGATTCAACGTGAGCAGTCCCTCAGGACCAAGAAGCATATTACCCTGGATGAAATTGGACGTAGATTAGCCATCGGTTCATTTAAAGAACTGAATATCATCGTCAAAGGTGATGTGGACGGATCAGTAGAAGCACTTTCTGATTCCCTGCTGAAGCTCTCTACCGAAGAGGTACAGGTAAATATCATTCACAAAGCGGTAGGTCAGATTTCAGAATCAGACGTACTGCTGGCTTCTGCTTCCGATGCCATCATTGTTGGCTTCCAGGTAAGGCCATCCTCCAGTGCCAGAAACCTAGCTGAGAAAGAAGAAATTGAAATTCGTCTGTACTCTATTATCTACGACGCAATCAATGAAATCAGAGACGCTATGGAAGGTATGCTGGCACCCACCGTTGAAGAGGTGATTACCGGAAATATTGAAGTGCGCCAGATTTTCAAGATATCCAAAGTAGGTACCGTAGCGGGTTGTTATGTGACAGAAGGAGTAGTGAAGAGAAATAACCAGGTGCGTATTGTGCGTGATGGTATTGTGACCTATACTGGTGAAATCAATCAGTTGAAACGTGAGAAGAATGATGTGAATGAAGTACGTGCCGGATACGAATGTGGTATCAGCATCAAAAACTTCAATGACATTGAGGAAGGCGACATCATTGAAGGCTTTGAAGAGAAAGAAGTCAAGAGGTCGCTCTAA